CGCTCGCTCGCGGTGAGGTCGCGCTCCTCGATGAACTTGAACTCAAACGACTCGGACCACTCGCTCGCGAACTGTTCCAAAGACTGGAGCGGATTGCCTTCTACATCTGCGGTAGCGGCTAACTTGCCTGCGACTGTTGCTGGAATCGTAATGACGTCGCGACCCTCACCGATTGCGAGATCAATCATATCTTTGTCGCGTAGGGCTTGCTCAGATGTGATAAAGACTACCGGGCGAGCCGCATTGAGAATCTGGCAAGCCCGGAGGCCGACGTCGGCCCATGACTGAACCTCGTCATGCGCTGTCCCCTCTGAAAGGCGCGCTAGGTCGTCTACTAATACCTCCGCCACTGTTGGGGACTCCGCAACGAGCAGCATGGACTTGACCCGATCGCTGTAAGCGGTGCGCCCAACATTCGTGCGTTCCCGGTTGAGTGCCTTCAGCATCGGTTTCGTCAATACCGTGATGTTATAACTGAAAGCAAAATTCTCCTCTTCGGCAACAACCAAGCCTTTCACATATATCCGGGCCGGCTTTCCGGGTCGCCTGCTGAGGACTTGGCCAATTCTAGTTGTCTCAAGAAGCGTCTCGCCGGAGAAAGCGAGAAAGAATGCCTGAGCCTCTGTGATATCTGAGTCAGCGATGTTCTGTAGGATTACTTCGGTGCCGGACACGCCGCTGTCCAGCGCCGGTTGGACAGCGGCGTGAATTGTTTCAATGTCGGCGAAGCCTGCTTTGGGGCGATGTGCAAGCGAGATGCATCCGTGGCGTGATCGAAGCTCCACACCAACGCCGCGTCGATCCAGCACTGCTAGCGCATCCTTGAGTCCGACGCCAAATCGACCAATGACTTCTCGTTCCCGCTCAGCCTTCTCAACGCTCTCGTTCTGCGTTAGATGGCTGTGGTGAAGACCGCGACCGTGATCTCGAATACGCCAACGGCCATTGGCAATCCGGTCGATTTCTACAGGCAAAGTATTGGTCAGGGTACGCTCGTCGATCGCATTCGCAATCAATTCGCGAATGGCGTGCCGAACTTCCCAGCCCTCCAGCACTTTCTCAATGTTGAGGTCAAAGTAGCGGACAGTATCAGCCATAAAGAGGGGGTGCCTAAAGTGAGCTCGTGTTGCCGTATAACGCTCAAGTTCAGCTGCATGCGAGCCAGATAGGTGCGCATGCGGAGCATGCGCAATCGTCAAATCGCTTGCCGGCTGCAACGATCGTTACATGGCTTGCGCATCGTGA
This DNA window, taken from Gemmatimonadaceae bacterium, encodes the following:
- a CDS encoding sensor histidine kinase, translating into MADTVRYFDLNIEKVLEGWEVRHAIRELIANAIDERTLTNTLPVEIDRIANGRWRIRDHGRGLHHSHLTQNESVEKAEREREVIGRFGVGLKDALAVLDRRGVGVELRSRHGCISLAHRPKAGFADIETIHAAVQPALDSGVSGTEVILQNIADSDITEAQAFFLAFSGETLLETTRIGQVLSRRPGKPARIYVKGLVVAEEENFAFSYNITVLTKPMLKALNRERTNVGRTAYSDRVKSMLLVAESPTVAEVLVDDLARLSEGTAHDEVQSWADVGLRACQILNAARPVVFITSEQALRDKDMIDLAIGEGRDVITIPATVAGKLAATADVEGNPLQSLEQFASEWSESFEFKFIEERDLTASERAIFSKWGEIALLDGGVPREVKAVLVSATMRPSVTEGMNPAGVWEPDTGRVIISREQLRSLSSFAGTLLHEFAHARSGESDVTREFELALTETIGRVSTAKVGK